A genomic stretch from Dysgonomonadaceae bacterium PH5-43 includes:
- a CDS encoding hypothetical protein (product_source=Hypo-rule applied; cleavage_site_network=SignalP-noTM; pfam=PF16437; superfamily=55486; transmembrane_helix_parts=Inside_1_4,TMhelix_5_22,Outside_23_212) translates to MKKRLVFVFLLLVPVVGALFHTCCPCDKETQHEYYSHKTMFLKNLDNSGEYVIESESSQLNKNAYGIRLCLEREVIVATYSKRQFNSMFIQSAYATSCVCPPEFINHPIDSIVSIKIITVNDFDNQYLENSDVTDCFRIAGSFSEVDDYVAGMQYDYTYDYADNFEYYGRNIELDFLLMIPPKANNKQQFEVQLILSDGRILKQQTLEIELL, encoded by the coding sequence ATGAAAAAGAGATTGGTATTTGTATTTTTATTATTAGTGCCAGTAGTTGGTGCTCTATTTCACACTTGTTGTCCTTGTGACAAAGAGACGCAACACGAATATTATTCGCATAAAACAATGTTTCTCAAAAATCTGGATAATAGTGGTGAGTATGTGATAGAATCGGAATCGTCTCAACTAAATAAAAATGCTTATGGAATCCGTCTTTGTCTGGAGAGAGAGGTAATTGTTGCAACTTATTCAAAAAGACAATTCAACTCTATGTTTATTCAATCGGCTTACGCAACGAGTTGTGTCTGCCCGCCAGAATTTATTAATCACCCAATAGATAGTATTGTGTCTATAAAGATAATCACAGTCAACGACTTTGATAATCAATATTTAGAAAATTCAGATGTTACTGATTGCTTTAGGATTGCAGGGTCATTTTCGGAAGTAGACGATTATGTAGCGGGTATGCAGTATGATTATACTTATGATTATGCTGATAATTTTGAGTATTATGGTAGGAACATAGAATTAGACTTCTTGCTTATGATTCCACCCAAAGCAAATAACAAACAACAATTTGAGGTGCAACTTATCTTATCTGATGGGCGTATCTTAAAACAACAAACCCTTGAAATAGAATTATTGTGA
- a CDS encoding DNA polymerase-3 subunit beta (product_source=KO:K02338; cath_funfam=3.10.150.10; cog=COG0592; ko=KO:K02338; pfam=PF00712,PF02767,PF02768; smart=SM00480; superfamily=55979; tigrfam=TIGR00663): protein MKFLVSSNLLLNHLQTVGRVIASKNSVPILDCFLFELQGNQLSITAADSETRMTTSIEVNEAEGTGVLAIQAKNLLDSLKELPEQPISFEVGDDNLEVVIHYENGKYNFVAQDGSEYPQVKSLDDNASKLVIEAQDLLSGITRTVFASGDDELRPVMNGVYFDINPDTITFVASDGHKLVRFTNNKVKSEEKSSFILPKKPVNLLKTVLPKENGEVTIGFDANNAYITMERFVIICRLIEGRYPNYNSVIPQDNPYKVLIDRVSFLNALKRVSVFSNQASSLIKLNISENSVFISAQDMHFATSAEETVACIYDGAAMSIGFKGTYLIEILGNISSPEVYLELADPSRAGLILPSENEENEDLLMLLMPIMLND, encoded by the coding sequence ATGAAATTCTTAGTATCGTCAAATTTATTATTAAACCATCTACAGACAGTAGGTAGAGTTATAGCTTCTAAAAATTCAGTGCCAATCTTAGATTGTTTTTTGTTTGAGTTGCAAGGTAATCAACTAAGCATAACTGCTGCCGATTCGGAAACTCGAATGACTACCTCTATTGAAGTAAACGAAGCCGAAGGAACTGGAGTTCTTGCAATACAAGCAAAAAACTTATTAGATTCATTAAAAGAGCTTCCAGAACAACCTATCAGTTTTGAAGTTGGAGATGACAACTTAGAAGTTGTTATACATTACGAAAATGGTAAATATAACTTTGTAGCACAAGATGGAAGTGAATATCCTCAGGTTAAATCATTAGATGACAATGCTTCTAAATTAGTAATAGAGGCGCAAGATTTATTGTCGGGCATTACAAGAACTGTTTTTGCAAGTGGAGATGATGAGTTACGTCCTGTAATGAACGGTGTTTACTTTGATATAAATCCAGATACTATAACCTTTGTAGCCTCAGACGGTCATAAATTAGTTCGTTTTACAAATAATAAAGTTAAAAGCGAAGAGAAATCTTCATTCATACTTCCTAAAAAACCAGTAAACCTATTAAAAACAGTTTTGCCAAAGGAGAACGGCGAAGTAACAATAGGCTTCGATGCTAATAATGCCTATATAACAATGGAGCGTTTTGTAATTATTTGTCGACTTATAGAGGGTAGATACCCTAATTACAATAGTGTTATTCCTCAAGATAATCCTTATAAAGTATTGATAGACAGAGTTAGTTTTCTTAATGCTCTTAAGCGTGTAAGTGTATTCTCTAATCAGGCAAGTAGTTTAATAAAATTAAATATATCGGAAAATAGTGTGTTTATATCTGCTCAAGATATGCATTTTGCAACATCGGCAGAAGAAACAGTTGCCTGTATCTATGATGGAGCAGCAATGAGCATAGGTTTCAAAGGTACTTACTTGATAGAGATATTAGGTAATATATCCTCGCCGGAGGTTTATTTAGAGTTGGCAGACCCATCTCGTGCTGGTCTTATCCTTCCATCAGAGAACGAAGAAAATGAAGATCTTCTTATGTTGTTGATGCCTATAATGCTTAACGATTAA
- a CDS encoding DNA polymerase-3 subunit epsilon (product_source=KO:K02342; cath_funfam=3.30.420.10; cog=COG0847; ko=KO:K02342; pfam=PF00929; smart=SM00479; superfamily=53098) yields the protein MKLNLKNPIVFFDLETTGINIVTDRIVEISYLKVYPNGEEESRTRLINPEMPIPAQSTAVHGITDEDVKDAPTFKSIAKSLAANIEGCDLAGYNSNRFDIPLLAEEFLRADVDIDLMKRKFVDVQTIFHKKEQRTLSAAYKFYCDKDLENAHSAEADTKATYEILKSQLDMYSDLENDIAFLAEFSAFGNNVDFAGRIVYNDKKQECINFGKYKGRLVEEILREDPGYYGWIMGGDFPLHTKKVLTNIKLRAAFNNK from the coding sequence ATGAAACTTAATCTAAAGAATCCGATTGTTTTCTTTGATCTTGAAACAACTGGTATAAATATCGTTACAGATAGAATAGTAGAAATATCTTACCTTAAGGTTTATCCTAACGGAGAAGAAGAGTCGAGAACTCGTTTGATTAATCCAGAAATGCCTATACCTGCACAGTCTACTGCTGTGCACGGTATTACAGATGAAGATGTAAAAGATGCGCCAACATTTAAGTCGATAGCAAAATCGTTGGCGGCAAATATTGAAGGTTGTGATTTGGCAGGCTATAACTCTAATAGATTTGATATCCCATTATTAGCCGAAGAGTTTTTAAGAGCCGACGTTGATATAGATTTGATGAAGCGTAAATTTGTTGATGTTCAGACTATATTTCACAAGAAAGAACAACGAACTCTATCAGCTGCTTATAAATTCTATTGTGATAAAGATTTGGAAAATGCTCATAGCGCAGAAGCCGATACTAAGGCTACTTATGAGATCTTAAAATCGCAGTTGGATATGTATTCTGATTTAGAAAATGATATTGCTTTCCTTGCTGAGTTTTCGGCTTTTGGTAATAACGTAGATTTTGCAGGACGCATTGTTTATAACGACAAAAAACAAGAGTGTATCAATTTTGGCAAATACAAAGGGCGTTTAGTAGAAGAAATTCTTAGAGAAGACCCTGGTTACTATGGCTGGATTATGGGAGGAGACTTCCCCTTGCATACTAAAAAAGTATTGACGAATATCAAACTTAGAGCAGCATTCAATAATAAATAG